CGGACGCCTTCTTCACCGCGTGCTTGTAGGCCATCTCCATGCCCGAGCCCATCGCCGTGCCGCCGCCGGACTCCAGCCCGTCGAGCGCCGCGTGGATGCGCTTGACGTCCGTGGCCGGCGTGGGCGACAGCACGTCCCGCGTCGAGCCCGCGTAGGTGACGATGGCCACCGTGTCGTTCTCGTTGAGGTTCTTCACGGCGATCTTGATGGCCTCCTTGGCGAGCGGGAGCTTGTCCTGCGACGCCATGGAGCCGCTGGTGTCGATGAGGAACACCAGGTGTGCGGCCTTGCGCTGCGAGCGCGAGACGACCTTGCCCTGCACGCCCACGCGCACGAAGTGGTGCTTCGCATCGAACGGGGAGGGCGCCGCCTCCAGGTGCACCGTGAAGGCGCCCTTCTCCGGCGGGGCGTAGCGGTACTTGAAGTAGTTGACGAACTCCTCCACGCGCACCGCGGAGGTCGGCGGCAGGTTGCCCTGCTGCAGGTAGCGGCGGGCCACCGTGTACGACGCGGTGTCCACGTCCGCGGCGAAGGTGGACAGCGGGTCCTTGGCCGTCTCGGTGAAGACGTTGGGCTTCCAGTTCTCGAACGTGTTGCCCTGGTGCGACGCGTCCGCCTCCGCCGGGGCCAGGCGGTCCTGCGCGGGCATGCGCATGGGGAGGCCCGGCATGCTCTTGTTGGGGCCGGGGGCCGCGCGCTTGGCGAACTCCATGGACTTGGGCGCGGCGCCCGCGCCGGCCAGCGTGGCGGGGCTCGGCGCGGCCACCACCATGGCGTTCTCCTCATCCATGGGGGCCGCCTCCACCGCGGAGGAGTCCTCGTACTCGCGCTCGGGCTCCGCCATGCGCGGCGGAGGAGGGGGCGTCGCGGCCCCGGCATTGGGTGACTCGGGCTTGACCGTCGTCGTCTGGGCCACCGCGCCCGTGGGCGCCTTCTGCCTGCGCTCGTCCTTCTTGGCGTCGTCCTGCGCCGCGTCATCACGGTGGACGGCCCGGGGCTTCAAGTCGGCCTGGGGGGCCGCGGCGATGCCCTCCGCGGTCGGCTTGGACGACGTGCAGGCCGGCAGGGTGCAGGCGACGAGCAGGGCACTTCCCCACTGGGTCAGGCGGCGCTTCAGGAAGGACTGGGACATGCGTTCTCCGGGGGACGGATACGACGTTCGCCGCTTCGAAACGCATGACCTGGGAAATGGGTCTATTCCCCCGGATTTTCCCGTGAGAGGGTGCCCCTCATGGAGACCTCGAGACCCTTCCGAATCCTGGGCGTCCAGCAGATCGCCATCGGCGCCGCCGACAAGGCCCCCCTGCGCAAGCTGTGGGTGGACCTGCTGGGCCTGACGCCTCACTCCACCTATCGCAGCGAGCGCGAGAACGTGGACGAGGACATCGTCACGGCCGGCGCGGGCCCCTTCAAGGTGGAGGTGGACCTGATGCAGCCCATCAACCCCGAGGGCAAGCCCCGGGTCCACGAGACGCCGCTCAACCACGTGGGCCTGTGGGTGGATGACCTGCCCGTCGCCGTGGCGTGGTTGGAGAAGCAGGGCCTGCGCTTCGCCCCCGGTGGCATCCGCAAGGGCGCCGCGGGCTTCGACATCTGCTTCGTGCACCCCAAGGCCAACGAGCAGTTCCCCTACAGCGGAGAGGGTGTGCTCATCGAACTGGTGCAGGCCCCGCCGGAGGTCGTCTCCGCCTTCGAGAAGCTGGCGTCAGCCTCCCACTGACGTCAGCGCCCCGCGCGGTCGCTTCGTCACGGCCCGGAGCGCGCTCTTCACCAGGCGCTCCAGCCCATCCCACGCCAGACACAACATCCACGTGGCGACGATGAGCACGGCGGTGAGCAGCCAGTATCGAGGCCAGTCGCTCTGGTCCCCCCAGAAGCGCTGGAACGAGAAGACGCCTCCGATTCGATAGAACAGCAGCATCTCGTGGAAGAAGTACGCGGAGAGCGACGAGGTGCCGAACACCTCGATGAACCGCCGCGTCCGCGACGGCGCGCTCGTCTCCGGCACGCGCCCCTCCAGCCACATCAGCCCGAGCAGCACCGCGCACACCCACGCGAAGCGCGCCGCCGAGTTGGACGGGTTGGCCACGAAGAAGCGGTGGTGCGGATAGAGCTGGAAGAGGAAGTCTCCGGACGCCGCGCCCACGGCGCCCACCGTCACCAGCGCCAACAAGGCCAGGGTCAGCACGCGCCGGCCCCACGCCCCCGCGAGCGTGCCCGCGAACGCCCCCAGCCACCCGAAGCCCAGCCACGGCAGCAGGGGGAACGGCGCGAAGGAGGACTTGTTCGTCAGCGTGGCCCACGGCCCCGTCACCTGCTCTCCCAGCGGCGCCACCGCGAAGACGGTGAAGGCCAGCGTCAGGCTCAGGCCCGCGAGCACGCGGGGACGCGAGGAAAGCAGGGCGGCCACCGGCAGCATCAGGAGCAGACACACGCCCACGCACTGGAGGATGTCCATGCGCAAGAGCCACTGGGGTTCGCTCAGCAGGGGGAACCAGGCCCAGTTGACCAGCGAGGCCACCAGCAGCACCTCGAAGGTGCGGCGGAGGTTTCGCGGCACGCGCTCGCGCAGCGTCCCCGCGGCGGCGCTGCGCACCATGACCAGCGCCAGGGCGAAGCCCGCGGAGAAGATGAAGGCGGGGGCCACCAGTCCATCCACCTTGAGCAGGCGGCCCACCCAGACGCTCTTGCGCAGCTCCGGGGTGAGCAGGGCCAGCGAGTGCGTCTGGACCATGAACAGCACGGCGATGCCGCGCAGCCAGTCGATGGCGCGCACGCGCTCTTGGGACACGGCGAGGGTGGGGGATGGGCTCACGGCGGGCGAACCCTACGGCAACGCCGGGCGAAGGTGTATGGGGAGCGGGCTGGCGACCCCCAGACGTGAAAGAATGCGCCCCGGGCTGGCCGGGATTAGAGGCTCCGGACGGCATCACGCGTGGGAGGAGGCCCCTTGAGCGAGGAAGTCAGTCGGAGAGCGGCGCTGCGGTTGCTTGCGGTGGCGGGGGCCACCACCACGGCGAGCTGTACGAAGCGCCCGGAAAAGGCGGAGGAGCAGGGGATGAGCCAGTCGTCGAAGGGGAGTGAAGCGCCACCCGTCATCCTGGGGATGAGCCCGCTGCGGGGCATGCCCTGGCCCACGCCGGACCCGTTCCTGTTCTGCGTCCACCACGTCGACGCCTACCCCCAGGGCAACGAACAGCTGGGGCCCACCGCGTCGCTGGCGGGCCGGCAGCTGGGCCAGGACTTCGAGGGCCGCGACGGCTGGAACATGTACCACGGCACCGTGGTGCCGGGCTTCCCGCAGCACCCGCACCGGGGCTTCGAGACGGTGACCATCGTGCGCAGCGGGCTGTTGGACCACTCGGACTCGCTCGGCGCCGCGGCGCGCTTCGGCGGCGGGGACGTGCAGTGGCTCACGGCGGGCAGCGGCGTGCTGCACTCGGAGATGTTCCCGCTCCTGAAGAAGGACGCGCCCAACCCCGTGGAGCTGTTTCAGATCTGGCTCAACCTGCCGAGCGCCGACAAGCTCGTGGCGCCGCACTTCTCCATGCTCTGGAACCACGCCATCCCGCGTCAGGTGGTGAAGGACGAGGCGGGGCGCACCACCGAAATCACCGTGGTGGCCGGCACGTTGGGGGACGCGAAGCCGCCGTCGCCTCCGCCGAAGTCGTGGGCCGCGCGCGGGGACTCGGACGTGGCCATCTGGACGGTGAAGCTGGCGCCCGGCGCGCGGTGGACGCTGCCCGCCGCCCAGCGCGGCAGCAACCGCTTCGTGTACTTCTTCAAGGGCTCCGCGCTGAAGGTCGGCGGCCGCGAGGTCCCCGCCCGGCATGTGCTGCAGCTGCGTCCGGACGCCGACGCGCTGCTGGAGAACGGCCCGGAAGAGACGGAGCTGCTCATGCTCCAGGGGCGTCCCATCAACGAGCCCGTCGTGCAGCACGGACCGTTCGTCATGAACTCGCGGCAGGAGATCGTCCAGGCGTTCAACGACTACCAGCGCACCCAGTTCGGCGGGTGGCCCTGGAAGAGCGATGACCCGGTGCACGCGCGGGAGGAGGGCCGCTTCGCCCGGCACGCGGATGGTCGGCTGGAGCGGCCGGCCTGACGAGTCCCGCGCGCCCCGCCCGCGAGCCCACCGGGGCGTCGGCCGCGTGCCGGCCGCCCGGTGGCAGGGTGAGCGAGGGGCCGCCCGCGCGCAGTGTCGTCGAGCGTGACAGGCGCGCGGCCACATGTGCATAGAAGAGGGGTGTCCGACTCCCCAGGCTCCTCTCCACCCGGTTCGCCGCCTGTGTCCTCCCAGAGAGGCTCCCGGCTGGCGTCCATCGCGGTGGCGAGCGCGCTGTTCATGGAGTTCGTCGACTCGACCGCGCTGTCCACCGCGCTGCCGACGTTGTCCGCGGCCTTCGGCACGGACCCCATCCACCTCAAGCTGGCGCTGACGTCGTACATCCTGGCCCTGGCCGTGCTCGCGCCGGCGAGCGGCTGGGTGGCGGACCGCTTCGGGCCTCGTCGCGTCTTCCTGGTCGCGATGAGCGTGTTCCTGCTGGGCTCGGTGCTGTGCGGCTTCTCTCGCACGCTGCCGCAGCTGGTCCTCTTCCGCACGCTGCAGGGCCTGGGCGGCGCGCTGATGACGCCCGTGGGGCGGCTCATCGTGGTGGGCTCGGCCCCGCGCGAGAAGCTGGTGTCCGCGCTGAGCTGGTTCACCATGCCCGCGCTCGTGGGACCCCTCATCGGTCCACCCATCGCGGGGCTCATCCTGGGCGTGGCGGACTGGCCGTGGATCTTCTTCGTCAACGTGCCGGTGGGCCTGTTGGGCATGCTCGCGGTGGCGCGCTTCGTGCCAGAGCTGCCCCAGCCGCACCCGGGGCCGTTCGACTGGAAGGGCTATGCCATCGCCGCCGTGGCGATCACCTTGACGATTGTCGCGGTGGAGACGCTGGGCGTGGGGCTGGTGCCCCTGGAGACGCAGCTGGGCATGGCGCTGGTGGCTGTCGGCGCGGGCGTGCTCTACGTGCGCCACGCGCTGCCGCGCCATCGTCCCGTGCTGGACGTGCGGCTGGTCAAGGTGGCCACGTTCCGCGCCAGCATCGCGGGCGGAGGGCTGGTGCGGATGGGGCTGGGCGCGACGCCCTTCTTGCTGCCCTTGCTGCTGCAGGTGGGCCTGGGATGGGGCCCCTTCGAGGCGGGGATGATGACCATCGGCACGGGCCTGGGGGCCATGTCCTGCAAGCCGCTGGCGCCGTGGGTCATCCGCAAGCTCGGCTTCCGAGCCACGCTGACGGGCTCCAACCTGGCCGCCGCGGTGCTGACGGCCGTGCCGGCGTTGTTCCGCGTGGGTACGCCCATCCCGGTCATCGTCGCCACGCTGTTCGTCAGCGGCTTCGTGCGCTCGCTCCAGTTCACCGCCATCAACGCCGTGGCCTATGCGGACATCCCCCCGGAGAAGATGAGCCAGGCGTCGACCATGGCGGTGGTGACGCAGCAGATGGCGTTGAGCGTGGGCATCAGCTTCGGCGCGCTCATGCTGCACCTGGCGCGCGGAGCCGGAGAGCTGCCCCTGACGCCAGACCGCTTCCTGATGCCCTTCATCGCCATCGGCGTGGTGTCCTCGCTGGCGGGGTTCTTGTTCCGCCGGCTGCCCGAGGACGCGGGCTCGCGCATCGGCGGACGCGCGGCGCGCTGAAGGCAAGACACCCGCGGCCCGGGCCCGTGAGGCACCCCGGGCCGCGAGGGACGGTGGTGACTACAGGCCGTCGTGGTAGCAGAAGCCCATGGTGCGGTCGAAGCCGCCGGGCGGACGGGAGTAGTTGAAGTAGCCCAGCTCCTCACCGGGGCCGCAGTTCGTGCGGGCCCGCTCGTAGCGCAGGCAGGTGGCGGTGCCCGTGCGGCCCAGGTCCAGACACGTGCCGCGCGCGCCCTCGCTGCCGCAGAACTCGGCGAACGTCACGCCCGGGGTGCAGGTGGCGCCGATGGGCGCGGTGTCGAACCGGAAGCCGAAGGAGCGCAGCACGGTCTGCGTGGTGCACAGGCCGTAGACACCGCACATCATGCCCTCGGGACAGCCGGGGTCGGCGGCCAGGAAGTCACACGTCTTGGTGCACTGCGCGTTCTCCGAGAGCAGGTCCGAGCAGGTGTAGCCCTGCTCGCAGTCCGTCGACGCCAGCTCGTACTCGCTCGCGGCCGGTGTGGTGGTGCACGCCTCGCCCTGCGTCTTGGTCCCCAGCGCGCGCTCCAGCGTGCCGTCCGAGGCCACGTAGTTGGTCGGCACGCAGGTGGTGTCCGGCAGGTTCGCCGTCAGCGAGCCCTGCCGTGGATCACACCCGCCCGGGCGCACCGTGTTCCACGTCGCGAAGCGGATCCACTTGCACTCCCCGCCCGGCACCAGCGCGCTGCCCCAGAAGGGCGCGTTGAGGGGCGGGGCGTCCACGGCCTCGCGCAGCACCACGTTGGCCAGGGCGCCGATGGTCTGGTCGGGGGACACCTTCAGCGCCAGCAGCAGTGTTCCAGACTCGGCGACCAGGTCCTTCTGCGTGGCCGCGCCCTCGTCCTTGGTCCCGAAGACGCACTGGTCGCACGCGAAGGTGTTGCCGCCCGCCGTGGCCAGGTTGTAGAGGCCCGGCGTCGTGTCCACGTCCAGCCGGATGAACGCCGCGTCTCGCGCGGCCGGGTCTCCGAAGCTGCCGAAGTCGCCGCGCAGCGTGGGCTGGTTGTTGTACCTGACGGGCGTCAGCTCGATGCCGTTGGCCATCTCCCCGAGGGTGATCTCCTCACAGCCCGGAGGCGCCGTCAGCTGCCTGGCCTGCTCCTCGAGGGAGCCCACCTCCTGGTGGTTCGTCGCGGGCTCCTTCGTCGTCGTGGGCTCACAGCCCACCAGGCCCGCCAGCAACACCGCACCCCAACGCAAACCCTTCACGCTCGAAACAGCCCTGACGTAGGACGCCATGCGTCTCCCTTTCGCTCGAATGCTGACTGGAATGACATGGGCGCCGGTGTGACGGCCTCCCATGCATTGGATTGAACGGGAGGCGTCCGGAATTGTCGCGGACGATTTCGCGGGACTGGCTATTTTGTCTGGATTTTACGACTGGACATGACTGTGCGTGTGATTGGTGTCGCTCGCGGCGCATGTCTCCACCGTGAGAGCGGAGGGCACCTGCGGTTCATGGCGCAACCCATCACATACCGCACGGGGCGTGAGTGGCGCGCACCGCCCGGAAGGGCATACCGGGCGGCGCGGGTGCTTTGGACTACGGCAGGAAGTAGCGGGCGCGGAACCCGTAGACGTAGGTGTTCTGGTTGGGGTCGCGCGTGGCGAAGCCAATCGTGTAGCGGTTGCCCGCCGTCACCGTGTGGGCCGGCTGGGACGCGGAGAAGATGGGGAAGTTGGTGGAGCCGCCGCTGAAGGCCACCCCCGAGTTCTGCCAGGTGCCACCGAAGCTGCTGAAGTACAACGGACCGAAGGTCCCGTCGCCCGTGCTCCAGATAGAGGCCTCGAAGTAACCGGCGGCGGAGGAGTCGGTGCCGAAGGCGATGACCTCCTGGATCTGCGCTCCGTTCGGCAGCTCGAGGCCGCACACGTACGTGTTGCGCGTGGCGCTGGAGCGCACGCTGCAGGGGAAGAGGTTGTCGCCGTCGGTACGCAGGGTGCCACCGCCGCCGCACGCGTTGGAATCGCCCGAGGGCGCGGTCCCCTGGGCCGTGCAGGCGATGGCGGGGATGGAGACGTAGTACGTCCCGGCGAGCAGCTCCCGCGGGGCCGTCTGGGCGAGCGAGGCCGGCTTGGACTGGCAGCGGATGGAGCCGTCCGGCTCGATGCTCCCGAGGGTGTCCGCGCCGCACGTGCGCGCGACCGACTCCATCCGCGCGTCGGAGACCGTGGGCGCCGCGTGGGTCGAGGCCTTCTCGGTGATGACCACGGTGGGCGTCGTGGCCTGGGGCGCCACCGGCTTCGCGCGCTCCTCGGCGGAAGCGGTGGACAGCGTGGCGACGGCGGTGAGCGTGGTCAGGGTGCGCAGGGTCGAAAGATGACGGGGCATGGCGATGTCCTTGGGTTCGGAGCGCGCGCGTGGGTGCTCGCGCCCGAATGTCGATTGGACAACCGATGCCAGTATTTCTGCAAATTCAGCTTTTGCGGCTTGTTCTTAATTTCACGTTTCCCGCCGCACCTCGAGGATGATGCCCTCGGACTCGGGCGTGCCGAGTGAGACGAGCTGCTCCAGCTCTCCGCGAACGAGGAAGTGGGCCTGGGCGCGGTGATAGGGGATGTCGCCCTGCAGCTCCAAGGTGCGATGGACCTCCACCAGGGTGGCCTGGGGTTGAAGCAATCGCAGACGCACCCCGGACGTCTCCGCCTCCGTGTCCTCATCCTCCAGGTTCCCCAGGTCCGCGGATGCGGCCAGGGCCGCGGCGAGCGCGCGGGACAGCAGCGGCGCCGAGTTGCCCGGGGCCTTCACCCACGCGCGGATGGACAATCGCAGCTCACACCGCCGCCGCTCCAGGAAGCCCGCGGCGCGGCTCCCTCGCAGATAGGCCACCACGGCCTCGCTGGCGGTCGCGGGCGCGCGGTACAGGCGCAGCGTGGACTCCTCCACCACGTAGTCGTCCCCCCGTCGCAGCGGTCGCCCAGGCGGTGACTCCACCTCCACCACCTGTCCGGTCGCGTTCGCCGGCAGGGTGAAGTCCTTGCGGGTGCCATTGCCGGCCCAGCGGTGCACCTGCGCGAAGTAGGACGGTTGTCGGAGCGCGGTGAGGTCATCTCCCTCGGGCAGCGTGAGCTTCATCCGCGAGGCGATGACCTCGACGAGCGCCTCCATCTCGGCGGAGGGGCCTCGCGAGGGGCCGGTCGCGACCTCCACCGTCTCGGGAATCGCGGCGCGCAGCGCATCGTGGAAGTAGGACTCGATGGCGAGGAGCATGGGGTGGGGCTCGCTATCTCGGGAAGAGCGCGTACGTCTCCTGCCGGGGAATGACGACCTGGAGTCCGGAGAGGGTGACCTCACCGGCCACGCGGGATTGGACGATGAGCTCGAGCGGCGGTGGTTCGCCCGTCCCACCCGGTGGCGTGAGCACCGTCAGGGCCTGCGCGTCCAGGTGGACGACGCCGTCACCGTCCGGTGTCACGTCCAGCACCTTCGTGCCCCAGCGCAGCTGGAGCCGGGGCGGTGGTGGCGGCACGGGGACGGCGGGACGGAGCCGGGGACGGGCACAGGCCCAGAGCGGCACGGCTCCCGGGTCCTCTCCAGGCAGCGCATTGTCGCGCGGCAGCCAGGGCCCGGTCGGCTCGGTGCGATGGAGCGCGGTGTCCGGCGTCATCGTCCCGGGCTCGGGCGCTTCGGACGCGCGCTCGAGGAGGCTCCAGAGGACCTCTCCCTCGTCGGTGGTCACGACCACCCACCAGCGCCCCTTGTTCAGCGCGAGCGGCTTGGGGAGCGTGAAGGACACCCAGCGCGCGTCCCATGGCGGTGGTCCCTCCTCCTCGAGCAGCAGCGGCACGACGCTCCCTGGCAGCGGCGCCTCGTCGGGCCGATCGTACACATCCGCGTGGATGGCGACGGTGCCCGCGACGCGGCGCGTCCCCAGGCGCAGGTGGAGGTCCATGGCCGTCAACGCGCCAGGGGCTCGCGTCGCGCTGAAGGCCTGGCCAGCGGAGCGTCCGGAGCCGCAGCGAT
The genomic region above belongs to Myxococcus guangdongensis and contains:
- a CDS encoding vWA domain-containing protein; amino-acid sequence: MSQSFLKRRLTQWGSALLVACTLPACTSSKPTAEGIAAAPQADLKPRAVHRDDAAQDDAKKDERRQKAPTGAVAQTTTVKPESPNAGAATPPPPPRMAEPEREYEDSSAVEAAPMDEENAMVVAAPSPATLAGAGAAPKSMEFAKRAAPGPNKSMPGLPMRMPAQDRLAPAEADASHQGNTFENWKPNVFTETAKDPLSTFAADVDTASYTVARRYLQQGNLPPTSAVRVEEFVNYFKYRYAPPEKGAFTVHLEAAPSPFDAKHHFVRVGVQGKVVSRSQRKAAHLVFLIDTSGSMASQDKLPLAKEAIKIAVKNLNENDTVAIVTYAGSTRDVLSPTPATDVKRIHAALDGLESGGGTAMGSGMEMAYKHAVKKASGQVISRVIVLTDGDANIGSVSPDAMLESIHKYVAEGVTLTTVGFGMGNYRDDMMEKLADKGNGNSFYVDSYKEAKKVFETQLTGTLEVIAKDVKLQVEFNPASVSRYRLVGYENRDVADKDFRNDKVDAGEIGAGHNVTALYEVELVKGATESLATVRVRAKAPNGTEASEQAFPLERSLLRGSLEAASPDFRFALAVAATADVLRGNPAAEGWSLATAQKLAEGAVGGDADRAEFVRLVTQARALSGASARGR
- a CDS encoding VOC family protein; the encoded protein is METSRPFRILGVQQIAIGAADKAPLRKLWVDLLGLTPHSTYRSERENVDEDIVTAGAGPFKVEVDLMQPINPEGKPRVHETPLNHVGLWVDDLPVAVAWLEKQGLRFAPGGIRKGAAGFDICFVHPKANEQFPYSGEGVLIELVQAPPEVVSAFEKLASASH
- a CDS encoding heparan-alpha-glucosaminide N-acetyltransferase domain-containing protein; translated protein: MSPSPTLAVSQERVRAIDWLRGIAVLFMVQTHSLALLTPELRKSVWVGRLLKVDGLVAPAFIFSAGFALALVMVRSAAAGTLRERVPRNLRRTFEVLLVASLVNWAWFPLLSEPQWLLRMDILQCVGVCLLLMLPVAALLSSRPRVLAGLSLTLAFTVFAVAPLGEQVTGPWATLTNKSSFAPFPLLPWLGFGWLGAFAGTLAGAWGRRVLTLALLALVTVGAVGAASGDFLFQLYPHHRFFVANPSNSAARFAWVCAVLLGLMWLEGRVPETSAPSRTRRFIEVFGTSSLSAYFFHEMLLFYRIGGVFSFQRFWGDQSDWPRYWLLTAVLIVATWMLCLAWDGLERLVKSALRAVTKRPRGALTSVGG
- a CDS encoding pirin family protein, whose amino-acid sequence is MPWPTPDPFLFCVHHVDAYPQGNEQLGPTASLAGRQLGQDFEGRDGWNMYHGTVVPGFPQHPHRGFETVTIVRSGLLDHSDSLGAAARFGGGDVQWLTAGSGVLHSEMFPLLKKDAPNPVELFQIWLNLPSADKLVAPHFSMLWNHAIPRQVVKDEAGRTTEITVVAGTLGDAKPPSPPPKSWAARGDSDVAIWTVKLAPGARWTLPAAQRGSNRFVYFFKGSALKVGGREVPARHVLQLRPDADALLENGPEETELLMLQGRPINEPVVQHGPFVMNSRQEIVQAFNDYQRTQFGGWPWKSDDPVHAREEGRFARHADGRLERPA
- a CDS encoding MFS transporter, translated to MSSQRGSRLASIAVASALFMEFVDSTALSTALPTLSAAFGTDPIHLKLALTSYILALAVLAPASGWVADRFGPRRVFLVAMSVFLLGSVLCGFSRTLPQLVLFRTLQGLGGALMTPVGRLIVVGSAPREKLVSALSWFTMPALVGPLIGPPIAGLILGVADWPWIFFVNVPVGLLGMLAVARFVPELPQPHPGPFDWKGYAIAAVAITLTIVAVETLGVGLVPLETQLGMALVAVGAGVLYVRHALPRHRPVLDVRLVKVATFRASIAGGGLVRMGLGATPFLLPLLLQVGLGWGPFEAGMMTIGTGLGAMSCKPLAPWVIRKLGFRATLTGSNLAAAVLTAVPALFRVGTPIPVIVATLFVSGFVRSLQFTAINAVAYADIPPEKMSQASTMAVVTQQMALSVGISFGALMLHLARGAGELPLTPDRFLMPFIAIGVVSSLAGFLFRRLPEDAGSRIGGRAAR